The genomic region GACTTCGAACATGAGCGCACGCAGGAACTCTTGGACGAAACCTTCTTTACTCAACATGAAATGGCGACCATCACCGTGCTTGCCGATATTATCATTCCAAAGGATGAAATCTCCGGATCTGCCTCTGAGGCCGGTGTACCGGCTTTCATCGAATTTATGGTCAAAGATATTCCAAGCAATCAGGTACCGATGCGTGGCGGATTACGTTGGTTGGATATACAGTCGCAGAAGCGTTTTTCCAACCCATTTATCAAATGCAAAAAAGAAGAACAACTGGCCTTAGTCGATGATATCGCCTATCCGGAAAAAGCAAAACCGGAGATGATGCAGGGCGTGGCGTTTTTCACTTTGATGCGCAATTTCACATCCTCAGGCTTTTTCACCAGCGAAATGGGAATTAAGGACTTGGGTTATGTCGGGAATAAGCCCAACCTGTGGAACGGTGTACCGGACGATATCATGATCGCTCATGGTTTCGACCCTACAAAATTTCTGGGCTAGTCGTACAGTTTGCAAGAACGAACAGGGATACCCTGTTGGTTCTATTTTTCATGTTAACTATTTGATTCCTCCTGCTCGATTTATTATCTGAGGAGATTATTCAATTTAAATTTTGCTCCTCCTATGTTTGTATAATATAATCTAAGTGAAGAAGAGCGAGAGCAGATTTTGCTTTAAATAGCCTTATGGTATATTCAAGAAAAGAGACTGCCTCCTCTTCTTTAACCTTTTAGAATCTGAACAGAATGTAAGGAATTTGCTCATTATTATGAGTCTTATAGCCAGTATATCCAGTCTGGAGAAAAGATGAAGAAAGGTTATCACTAACCTAAACCATGTAAGATGAAGGTATTATTAAATCAGACAGTAGGAATTGATGTTGCACAAAATGAATTAGTTGTATCGCTTGGTAGAATGGATGAACAGATCAGCATAGAAGTCTATGCCTACAAAGTATTTCCCAATACTAAAAAAGGGTTTTCAAGTCTTGTCGCCTGGGTAAATAAACAGACATCAACTAGAACAGAAGTACGGTATGTAATGGAAGCAACAGGAGTTTACCATGAATCCTTAGCCTACTATCTTTACAGTATTCGAAAACAAGTCAGCATCGTTTTGCCAAACAAGATCAGTAATTATGCAAAAACACTTGACATAAAAACCATTATTGATAAGAGCGCTTCACAAGCGATTGCTAGATTTGGTTTAGAAAGGCAATTGGAAGTGTGGCAACCTCCTTTAAAAATATTTAATGATTTGAGACAGCTTTGTCGGGAACGTGAGCAGCTTGTACATGAGCGTACAATGTTGAAAAATCAACTGCACGCAGAACGTACTTCTGCAACTTCAAGTGAAAGCTCAGTTAATCGAACTAAAAAAGAATAGCTCTTATTGATTTGCAGGAAAAGGAGATTAGAGGCGAAATTGCTATCCTCATCAAAGGAGATAAAACTCTAGTAGAAAAGATGAAAATAGTATATTCAATTCCGGGAATAGGAAATCTGACTGCTGTAACAATTATCGCCGAAACTAACGGATTCGAGTTAATAAAGAATAAAAGACAGTTGGTTAGTTATGCAGGATTAGATGTAAGAGAAAAGATATCTGGAACTTCAGTGAAATCCAAACCCCGAATATCCAAGCGTGGTAATCGGAAGTTAAGGAAAGTAATGCACTTTCCTGCACTGGCTGCAATAAGAACCGATGAAAGGTTTAGAGATATTTTCTTAAGAATAGTTTCAAGGCATGGAATTAAAATGAAAGCTATAGTTGCCATCCAAAGAAAACTGCTGAAACTGACTTTTATCTTATGGAAAAATAATTCCTATTATAATTCAGAGCACGAGTATCAAATTATTCCATTTCAGGAAGTATCATTATAAAAAAGGGGAAGTTTATAAGTCACTCCCCCTATAATGTGTTTAAGAGGTTTAGCTTTTAGCTCAAGCCCTCAACTCTTTTTACATTTTATTTATTTGTAATATTTCTTTTTAAGCCACAAGCTTATCTTTACTAATAATATCAGAACGGGAACTTCTACCAATGGCCCAATTACGCCTACAAATGCCTGAGGTGACTGGATTCCGAATACAGCTATGGACACTGCAATAGCTAGTTCAAAATTGTTTCCTGTGGCTGTAAATGCAATTGCTGCATTTTTGTCGTACGGAACATTCAAAGATTTATTGATAAAGAAGCTTACGAAAAACATTAGTACAAAATAGATGACTAACGGT from Sphingobacterium sp. BN32 harbors:
- a CDS encoding gluconate 2-dehydrogenase subunit 3 family protein, with amino-acid sequence MNRRDSLKALGLIAAGSSVMAGACKDDKTNAKNATVNAGDKLPGVQDFEHERTQELLDETFFTQHEMATITVLADIIIPKDEISGSASEAGVPAFIEFMVKDIPSNQVPMRGGLRWLDIQSQKRFSNPFIKCKKEEQLALVDDIAYPEKAKPEMMQGVAFFTLMRNFTSSGFFTSEMGIKDLGYVGNKPNLWNGVPDDIMIAHGFDPTKFLG
- a CDS encoding transposase, which produces MKVLLNQTVGIDVAQNELVVSLGRMDEQISIEVYAYKVFPNTKKGFSSLVAWVNKQTSTRTEVRYVMEATGVYHESLAYYLYSIRKQVSIVLPNKISNYAKTLDIKTIIDKSASQAIARFGLERQLEVWQPPLKIFNDLRQLCREREQLVHERTMLKNQLHAERTSATSSESSVNRTKKE
- a CDS encoding IS110 family transposase; the encoded protein is MQEKEIRGEIAILIKGDKTLVEKMKIVYSIPGIGNLTAVTIIAETNGFELIKNKRQLVSYAGLDVREKISGTSVKSKPRISKRGNRKLRKVMHFPALAAIRTDERFRDIFLRIVSRHGIKMKAIVAIQRKLLKLTFILWKNNSYYNSEHEYQIIPFQEVSL